The sequence below is a genomic window from Lolium perenne isolate Kyuss_39 chromosome 4, Kyuss_2.0, whole genome shotgun sequence.
atcggggttatgccgaaagctgcctctaccacaaaagaaacgatacgatatgatgcgaaatgaggtgaatgtccggcccaagccctgtgcagttcctgtgccgactgtctgtcttcaccgggaggccaagctcatggggagaggtgcctatactagggtatgtaaatgaaaggttatgattggtagttcgcgtcactgcgtacgataaatcaggccgATTACCctcgacgagctattgcaattgttgtggcacaagtgtacaacctctgcagagttaaacctattcgaatagccgcgtcctcggttatggacagttggaaaggccatactgttccgtcatcagaacttttcgaaaactatgagtggtgaagggtgacttatgtTTTGAACTTGAGACTTTGATCTggaaatcacaacagagttgtgggaatgacactaatgttcccactggttTTGGATAGCATTCCAAAagtggtttacaaaaatgtttgtgaaataaaatttgctttatgcaaaagaaactagagcttagtaccccttactagacttgttagcacttaccttagtattagtttgcgagtactttaaagtactcacggctgtgtccctggctattcaaatggccagattctgaagcagaacaacagtttgaagaagacgacccgcaggacgcccacgacaactagggagccttctgacgtcagacgttggcctgtggactagagagtcccttctactttacgcttccgctatgaaactatgaacttggtgaatgttgatccctagatcaactctgtgtgtaatatgggatcgtgtgatctctatttgtaagacgactatggtatgtaatgaatgatgacttatgatattcaactgttatgtctcgcaacaacaatattcctgggattgcgatgtatggcatgacaggcatctggacttaaaaatccgggtgttgacaccaagtATATAGGCGAAAACTAGTCACTAGTTAGCACCTAAATATTTAGAGAAAACTCAAACAGGAGAAGATTTTAAATATGtcgtagtagcccccaagcattatggcggaaaagttaCTAGCAACAATGCTTCAGAAGGACTTACTTGTAGAATATCCGGAATTTACTCATGCTCTGTTTCTCTTACAGGAACAACAGGCTCTACATTATGAGCTACATAAGAACATTGCCCCGCAGCGCCACGTTACCTTGAGCCAGGCGGAGAAAATTCAAATGTTTAAGCAGGAAAACGCGGATCTGAAGAAGCAGTTGTCagtcgcccaaggttggtttccgtatGACTTGTCAATAAATCATGATCCGAATTCCAAATTGATTTTGATTTATCTTGGATAGGTGCATCCTCTTCTCGCGCTGCAGCATCCTCCGAGTTCGAGACTCTGCGCTCCTCCCAGAAAGATCTAGAGGCGAAGCTCGCAGAGGCGGAGAAAAAGCTGGCGGAAAAGAACTCAGAACTCATCCGGAAGGAGGGTGAATTCGAGTTAAAAAGAAAAGCTGATAGTGAAACCATCCAGAAGCAACAGAAGGAGCTTGGCGGACCCCGGAGTTACATGGAAACGGCGGAGAAGCACTGGGACTTACTCAACGAGGAGGTCATGGGTATAACTCCGAAGTTCATATAATAATGTATGTGCTGAGCTCAATCCTTATGCTTATCTCCAACCTTCTCATGCAGAACCTTTGGGATACACCGAGGAACGTCGGAACCAGTTCCCCCGAGATGATCTTCTtcagctcgccggagacgactgCAAGGACCTCATCTCGGCTTCCCGGGAGATTTGCCACAACTTGGAAATCAAGAAGAGCCGAACTTGCGAAGTTCGCAAGCTTATCCAGAGAATGGacattcttccggagctggtggtGGATCTGCAAGCGTCATCGGCCCGAGGTGCTGCTGCCATGTCCTTGGCTATGTGCCTAGCACATAACCCTGGTCTTGATATTGACAGGGTGACTTCCGGTGTTCCTCCGGATTCGGACGTCAATGCGCTACTAGATGCAGTTAGCGGCTATGATACCCGCATCGCTCGGAGGATTCATCATAACGAGTTCTACAACAAGGTAGTTCTTCCAACCGACGAGACTCTCGAAGCAGAGCTTCTGAAGAAACGTGAGGCGGAGgctcgacctgcggaatccggaagcCAGTACACCTGGACAAGCTCCAAGGACAAAGGTGGCGCAGTATCTCCGGATGAAGACGACGAAGAGAGTGATGCTGATGTCTCCTCTCCGGCCAAGGGCGAAGAAGAAACCGATCCGAAGGTAGATGACAAGGGCGAagcttctccggctaaggagaagtaaaaaaacttattcctgcgggaagaaatcaatgcatcattttggccccatcgagggtttgtaatataacttaaattcttaagtagctagggacgaaacacttatgcatgggcggaaaaaacttatcctgctatccttaaAATTAttggcatgtttcgtttgttgaaagcaagtgctggtttttaTGTTTTCCGGtttgctcacttgaccttccacgagccggatgacctttagccggaaacgctcgccagcggcgacgaagcacaatggcaatccgtcaaaaaccgcggaaacaagcccccagccgaggtgccggaagtcgctacctggaatccatgagttcgcaacagaaagcacttccaccagaaaacttaagcttacatcTTAAAGGACGATCTGTGAGCCAATCGGGATTACCGGATCTAGGCActaccgttgatatacccataaagtatacccacaatacCCGTGGCTAGGCGCCATGTGGCACTGGATATAACAATCGGCCGGATCTGCAGTCTTCATGCGCTCATGCGAGATGGAACAGAGACGGCTTaaatctccctctccttttcttttcttgttgGTGTTTCCCTTGTATTGTCACAGTTGTTGGGGCACTCAGACATGTTAGATTCTAGTATATGCTGTTTTTGGGTCTTGGACCTCTGGAGCTTGATCGGTGTTGTTTGTGTTGTATCTCGAACCTGTATGCTGCCGTGTTGTGGCTTCATTAGCTAAAGTTGGGTTCATCTTGAGCCTACCGTCTAAGAACTGCAAAATAAATAGAAACATACATAGACATTGATTAGAAACTTAGCCGTGTAAATTTTCCTAAAATAATTTGATTGTTTGTTACTTGGGTGAAAATGAGAAAATAAGAGTGGTACGGTTTTTATTTTGAACTTGAATTATAGCTTTCTTATTTTCATGAAAGTTAGCAAATAATCGTATTGTTGGCACTGTGACATCAGTAAGTTTCAACTCAATAATTACGTGCTTGATTTGCCCTTTTTTTGTTAACTTACAAATGCActatttttttttagttttactACACCGGAACTGAGGTTCAGAGTAATACTTTCCTGCCCTCCTTCTTTTTTTGTTCGTAGAAACGATGTTTCTATCTTCTCCCCACTCCACTGTAAGAGTTCTTCAGAACACCAACCGTTTAGGGATACTTCAATCTGTACTCTGCCTAGGCTAGGTGCTGATGAATATAGATCTCACATTGCCAATTAATTGATGAGAAGTTCTTAAGAATAATAATGCAGCTAGTCCAGCTTTGTAAACATCCACGCCAATTGAAAGGTACTCTTGGACTACCCAGCTAGTCATGCATCGATGAATTATTTTTTCATTACGAATTAGCTCCAGGTCTAAGGAACTATTACTCTATTTTTATGGATATATCTACCTTTATTAAGGCGGCTTGTCTGAAGATGTTTCCGGTCAAGCAGCTTCACGTGCATCAAATAATGCACGGAATTAACTGGACTTTAGAGTGAAATATCTGGTAGTGAGCGAAATTTTCCATATGCTGAAAGTAAAGGTGCTCCCTTTCTTATCCCAGCATGCTATGTCTTGCGCTCTTTTATCCCTAGCTTATATATTTCTCATTAAATGGCATGCATGGAAAACATGAGACAGATAAGTGCCACATATATCTCTTGTTTTCCGCCGGACATGTATGCCGAATTTCCCATGCTGGCCGGCTGCATACTGCTTGTGTTTGGCCTCACATGGATGCTGACCCTTGGGCTAGGGCCCATGAATATATAGGCATAGTTGTACTTTAATTTCCACATACCTAATGTGCATATTGGGCAAGTTTTGATCATCAGAGCTAGCAAGGATCGTATACCACATCATTCTAGGCGGATTCACTGATATAGTTACGAAAGTTGGCATGATGGAACCCAAACCTAACAGAAGCATAGTTTGATCTGATCCTGATAGTTTGATACTATGCATGCAGGTTCTATCGACCTAACGCTAGCCAATGGATAATCTGTTTAAATAAACACATATGTATGTACAAAGATACCCTCACACAATAGGGGTGCAAAATGGCGACCCTTACCCTACCTTGAGGCGGTCTTAATACACACATGTCGACACTCGTAAATGATAAATCTTGATCGAGATGAAGTGTTCGCATTTGTTATTGGacattccaaaataattttgaTCTTCACTGGTTGCCTCCTCTTCCCTGTTATACCCCTCCTAAAAATTTGTCCATACACCAGCGAAGGTGGCCATGGAGGATGAGATGGGCACTAGGATTGGGCGGATAGGGCGAAGGGAAGTTTGAGAGAAGCCATTCTCATGGTCGGTGGGAGCAGGGATGAAGAGAGGGCAACAAGGGTGTGGTATCGATCGGTGCCACTAATCACGACATGAAGGATGCATGGTTGGACAGTGGCATAGGACATGTTGGTGCGGAGGGGGCATTGTCCATCTTCATTTGGTTAGTGTGGTGATGAGCAGTGGATTCGTCAACATAGACACTGAAGATTAGGTAGATCGGGTGTCTGTGGAAAACAAAGAAGAGGCATGTAGTCAATAATTACCAGCCCTAGAAGAAGGAAGTCGTGAGAGAAGGACATCCAGTGTTGACATAGATAAAAGAGAAATAGATATTTTGAACAGGCGGATGCAAATGTAACGGCCCTAAGAAGGATAGTTACAATATATTTATAGTATCATCCAACTGTATTTTGCTTTACGCCTGCATTACATCAATCAATGCAGGCGCTAGGAACACCTtaagaaaactaaaaaaaaaactaATTTGATGTGTTGTCCACTTAGATTCTAGAAAATGCCATCCCCAATGCTAACACATAGAATGACCACAATCTCTTTTGGTTTtatgcaactaatttttttgcttTATGGTTGTGTGCATGGTGGATGGTTGTTGTTGGCTTGCCCCAGAGAAATGCAACAATTTGAAGTGTTACCCACTTTGCTTCCAGAAAATGCCATGCCCCCCAACGGAAGAAATATCAGTTGATCATTCCACATCATCACTAACACAAGATCCAATCAATCCTTGTACTCCAACACAAAGCACACGGGATGGCCAGGATCCTATCTCGATCTGCCAGCTGTCACCCTTGGCAGCTTCAGTGGAagttcgtcgtcctcctcctctccccGCCCCTCCACGCGGAGACTCAACAAAAGCACAACGGCAGCATcccccaccgccaccaccacttcACTGCATCTACATTCTGCACCACACATGGTCGCTCTCCACCCATCCCTGCACGCCTCTCTCTTGTCGCATCACCCTCTATATAAACCTCTCTCTCCCATTCCCCTCATACCACAGCAAGAACCACCACTCCTAACGTCCTAGTGTCCTAACCAACTCGCCGAGCAGTCCGCCTTAAGTTCTGCACACACCATTGTCTCGTAGCTAGCTAATTGCTGCGATGGAGAAGAAGCAAGCCATCTACGGAAAGGGGTCGGCGAGGATGGCACCGATGGAGGTGTCAGTGGAGGCCGGGAACGGCCGGGAGTCAGACTGGCTCGACGACGACGGGCGGCCGCGGCGGTCGGGCACGGTGTGGACGGCGAGCGCGCACATCATCACGGCCGTCATCGGGTCCGGGGTGCTCTCCCTGGCGTGGGCCATCGCGCAGCTGGGCTGGGCGGCGGGCCCCGCCATCATGCTGCTCTTCGCCTTCGTCATCTACTACACCTCCACGCTCCTCGCCCAGTGCTACCGCTCCGGCGACCCGGAGAACGGCAAGCGGAACTACACATACATGGACGCCGTCCGCGCCTCCCTCCCGGGCACCAAGGTCAAGCTTTGCGGCGTCATCCAGTACGCCAACCTCGTCGGCGTCGCCATCGGCTACACCATCGCCGCCTCCATCAGCATGCGCGCCATCAGGAGGGCCGACTGCTTCCACTACCGCCACGCCAAGGGGCAGGAGGGCGCGTGCCGGAGCTCCAGCAACCCCTACATGATCGTGTTCGGCGTCGTGCAGATCCTCTTCTCGCAGATACCGGACTTTGACCAGATATGGTGGCTCTCCATCGTCGCCGCCGTCATGTCCTTCACCTACTCCACCATCGGCCTGGCCCTCGGCATCGCCCAGACCGTCGCCAACGGTGGCATCAAGGGCAGCCTcaccggcctcagcgtcggacccGACGTCACCTCCATGCAGAAGGTGTGGCGCAGCCTCCAGGCCTTCGGCAACATCGCCTTCGCATACTCCTACTCCATCATCCTCATCGAAATCCAGGTTTGTCCATACGTACACTCTGCTCTGCTCTGCTTCTTGGGTTCCTGTGTTTTGACGTGGTACCGGGTAGTCGAGTACTGACGAAGACATGTGTTCTGCATCAACACAGGACACGGTGaaggcgccgccgccgtcggaggCGAAGGTGATGAAGAAGGCGACGGGGATAAGCGTGGTGACCACGACGGTGTTCTACATGCTCTGCGGGTGCATGGGCTACGCCGCGTTCGGCGACGAGGCCCCCGACAACCTCCTCACGGGGTTCGGCTTCTACGAGCCCTTCTGGCTGCTGGACGTCGCCAACGCCGCCATCGTCGTGCACCTCGTCGGCGCCTACCAGGTCTTCTGCCAGCCCCTCTTCGCCTTCGTTGAGAAGTGGGCGGCGGCAAGGTGGCCCGACAGCGCCTTCATCGCAAAGGAGCTCCGCGTGGGCCCCTTCTCGCTCAGCCTGTTCCGGCTCACGTGGCGCACGGCCTTCGTCTGCCTCACCACCGTCGTCTCCATGCTGCTCCCCTTCTTCGGCGACGTCGTGGGGCTCCTCGGCGCCCTCGCCTTTTGGCCGCTCACCGTCTACTTCCCCGTCGAGATGTACATCGTGCAGCGCCGGGTGACACGAGGCAGCACGAGGTGGGTTTGCCTTCAGATGCTCAGCGCCGCGTGCCTCGTCGTGTCtgtagccgccgccgccggctccaTCGCCGACGTCGTCGGCGAGCTCAAGGAGTACCGGCCGTTCAGCGGCTAAGCTAAGCTGCCTAAGCATGTCTGTGTAGAATGACGAGTAGCACCGCAGCACATGGGAGAACATGTGTACGTACGGCATGTCTTGTGGCCTGCTCCATGGAgaggaaaaaaaaaaaacaaatttacCAAGCTTATGTAGTATTGTGACATTTTGTTATGTAGCACTTTGTAGATACCGCATTTTCCTCGGAAAGGGACGTCTTCCCTACATCCCACCCTAGAAATGTATTTCCACCGTGCACGCTATCTAGTGTGCATGGTACAATATGTTTCGTTGCATTCAATCTGATCTTGATTTTTGAAATGTGACGGAACTTGATTAAACCTAAGGAAACTTGATGACACCTGTGCAACACGAATTGCAGAGCAGCAAACCAAAATCAGAGACACGTGCACGCTACCTAGGGTGCAAGATAGAAACGACGCTCTCACATCCCACCCCTCCAATATTTCCTTGTGATCTTTTTCCCCAACCTAGCTAGCCTTCTTTCAATTGGTAGCGCAGTTACAATTAGCTACACCAACGTCTCAAGAGGAGACATGAAAGTGTGTGTTTCACCCTCAAACACCTACTACAGGGGCAAAAACTAAAGTTCCTAATAATTGTTACAGATTAGACAAAACAGAATTTTTAACAACCAACGCTACTAGGAATACTATCATCTATGGCGCACGGTTTTTTTTGTTTCTGTGGCACGTatgatatgcgccacagaattctaaaaaataaataaagaatAAAAAAGTCATAAAAATTAAATAATTTGGAAAAAACACAAATATTTGAATTTGTCACATGTTTAGTCTCTAAGTACACTTAATTTCAGGTCAACTTGCTCACTTACGGTCAAACTTCCCACTCGGTTACTCATCTTTAGAATGCTCCGGCAATAGCACACTTAACTTCGTAGTTCCTTTCATCTAATTTTCAAGTGCTCTGCGTACATGttgttgatagtagtatcatataaaTCAAATTAACCTATTGGTcacgatgtcacacttctttactttttgaatttcaaataatttattttaataaacaaaagtaatgatgtaataaccaacttgaatcaaaaaataaaaatattttttttatttttctattcaaaacctaaaacctgaaaattttcATACTTCCCTTTGAcagtttgaaaatctaaaaattggctaactggGTAAACct
It includes:
- the LOC127294835 gene encoding amino acid permease 3; protein product: MEKKQAIYGKGSARMAPMEVSVEAGNGRESDWLDDDGRPRRSGTVWTASAHIITAVIGSGVLSLAWAIAQLGWAAGPAIMLLFAFVIYYTSTLLAQCYRSGDPENGKRNYTYMDAVRASLPGTKVKLCGVIQYANLVGVAIGYTIAASISMRAIRRADCFHYRHAKGQEGACRSSSNPYMIVFGVVQILFSQIPDFDQIWWLSIVAAVMSFTYSTIGLALGIAQTVANGGIKGSLTGLSVGPDVTSMQKVWRSLQAFGNIAFAYSYSIILIEIQDTVKAPPPSEAKVMKKATGISVVTTTVFYMLCGCMGYAAFGDEAPDNLLTGFGFYEPFWLLDVANAAIVVHLVGAYQVFCQPLFAFVEKWAAARWPDSAFIAKELRVGPFSLSLFRLTWRTAFVCLTTVVSMLLPFFGDVVGLLGALAFWPLTVYFPVEMYIVQRRVTRGSTRWVCLQMLSAACLVVSVAAAAGSIADVVGELKEYRPFSG